A genomic window from Flavobacterium phycosphaerae includes:
- a CDS encoding beta strand repeat-containing protein: MKNFYLSLREINFKLFNTTLIKLALIIGVVLSMQTSYSQTSCSNAIAITVNGSCLSGSVSDNSQDSPLMSSASCTTGGVFKRERWYSFNVSSGPQNVTITADSGDRNLFLMLISATSSCSGLTLIDCANSDDTNNSAQTETITRSLSNGLYYIKVVNAGTNNSNMTLSSLCVTAASACSTPSAQPTSLIVSSSSATSVSGSFTAASPAPNKYLVVRSTSASAPSPGPVNGTAYSVGNTISGATVVSVNNSTSFTDSSLSGNTKYYYYVYSYNDTSCSGVAYNTTSPLTNNVVTCTAVPNSVTTSGVNSNGFTINWAYPTGGSANTTNYTLQITTDAGYTTNITGSPFAVGTALTYTASGLNANTTYYYRILANNGCSSSYVTGSISTTCATPSAQPTTLVLSSVTSTSISGSFTAASPAPSGYLIVRSSSATPPTLTNGTTYAVGLTTLTPGTTRVIQGSAVTSSAVSFTDSGLTANTQYYYHIFSYNNGCSGAPVYNTTSPLTNNAITCPAAPTAPVNSSITGNGFTVSWTASAGGSAATVNYTVEVYTNITYTTPITGSPFAAGTSLTYSVSGLNPLTTYYYRIVANNGCSSSYLTGSVTTLITTCVAPSAATGLTIGTVTSTSIPATVTGTANGYLVIASTSATAPTQPVNGITYSSANVGTLGSGLIFMQTGSSTTIAGTGLSGNTKYYYYIYSYNNTLCSGGPVYNTSGALTGNATTCPATPGSVTTTNLTQNDFTLNWASSIGGNANAVTYTVQVGSDAGFTTPVLGSPFTLVDPTITLDINDLIGNTTYYYQIIANNGCDSASATGSVTTLSNPCLAPTNQAFNFTNGAITSTTYPASFLGSADGFLVIRSTSATLPSQPVDGVIYNAANIATLGTGLTFIQSGSSYNISSTGLIGNTTYYYFVFDYTIATYCTGGPVYNTSGALVGTGTTCPEAPTGITTSSITTTSFNLNWTAPSGGSSGAITYTVQITTNAGYTNNIAGSPFTVANPTTTLSVSGLTAGTTYYYRILASNGCSSSYSTGSTTTSITNDNCATAIALTTNTTATCISSANGTTFGATQSSSGCSGTADDDVWYSFVANATSHTITVTPSTLTDAVFQLYSGSCAGLTNLGCVNLSSSTAMETYSFSSLTIGNTYYVRVYSYGNGASYRGNFNICITTPVAPINDNCSGAIALTVNSTTTCVTSTTGTSIYGTQSQAGCSGTADDDIWYSFVATSTSQKVTVSPITMSNAVFQVFSGTCGALTSLNCTNATTGSAIEVSTVAGLTIGATYYVRVYSSGSFSGSGSFSICITTPCSSGSGNGTTSTTCPNIVVGASGLNGADPTAVTCYATSTCTNLEAIYPDYNDTTSYTVSTIPYAPPYQYNCLTNPISVNVDDVWSNTISLPFNFCYYGNTYNKVLVGSNGVITFDTASYSPGGYSGWSFSNNLPSSSLFLNSIFGVYHDIDPSKGGEVGWELVTLSSGCRALVAAWSDIPMYSTVCNSSLYTGMIVLHENSNIIEVFIKEKNACSSWNSGNAVVGIQNATGTQAVVAPNRNSTDSDWTVNEEAWRFTPSGASVATVKWYQGSGTSGPVVGTTSNVSVCPTATTNYTAEVTYSFCNGTTATYLDETTVTVSTGKTWTGAVDTDWSNANNWSPSGVPTNTDCITIPNVTNKPVISGTSYNAYCYNLTVAGGSSLQADSSNNIIVTDFVKVVSPGQFKLKDSSSLIQINNTATNTGSISMERTAYVKAYDYVYWCSPVKNFNSGSISPTSPGGYVFKWNPTIANSNGGQGNWVSGTEAMAVAKGYIAISPGYYSYTTAAPLTANFTGVPYNGIRKPSISRGSYTGADYTGTNGATITHLDDNWNLIGNPYPSAIDALGFLALNTNINGNVRLWTHGSPISTSNTNPFYGTFAANYDVNDYISYNGTGSTPPGFNGKIGAGQAFFVIMNDGATTNSTVTFNNSLRSAAYDNSQFYRQNTTASTTQPEKNRIWLSLVNANNAAATTLVGYVSDATYDYDRMFDASHKIANTLGIYSWIDDQTVIINGRPTPFDDNDYVKIGASIPATGTYSIGINQVDGLFSNDNQDIFLEDTELNVVHNLRTAPYTFTANTGNYSNRFILKYKNSTLGTTENQLATTYAYVSNHILNIKSDDTIKEIYLYDISGKLIKKIKPTVELDHFETEFPYQNGVYLATIVKTNGEKAAVKLLN; the protein is encoded by the coding sequence ATGAAAAATTTTTACTTGTCCCTAAGAGAAATTAATTTCAAGTTGTTTAATACAACACTAATTAAACTTGCTTTAATTATAGGTGTAGTATTGAGCATGCAAACCTCCTACTCCCAAACCTCTTGTTCAAATGCTATTGCCATTACGGTTAATGGAAGTTGTTTGAGTGGTTCTGTTTCAGACAATTCACAAGATTCACCACTAATGAGCTCCGCAAGTTGTACTACCGGTGGTGTATTCAAAAGAGAGCGTTGGTATTCGTTTAATGTATCCAGTGGTCCTCAAAATGTTACCATTACAGCCGATTCAGGAGATCGTAACTTATTTTTAATGTTAATTTCTGCGACAAGCTCTTGTAGTGGATTAACATTAATTGATTGTGCCAATAGCGATGATACAAATAATTCAGCTCAAACAGAAACCATCACAAGATCCTTGAGTAATGGTTTATACTACATCAAAGTAGTAAACGCAGGTACAAATAACTCCAACATGACTTTGAGCAGTTTATGTGTTACAGCAGCTTCGGCTTGTTCGACGCCAAGTGCACAACCAACATCATTGATAGTAAGCAGTTCAAGTGCCACCAGCGTTTCCGGAAGCTTTACTGCGGCTTCTCCTGCTCCTAATAAATACCTTGTAGTAAGAAGTACAAGTGCCTCTGCTCCAAGTCCGGGACCGGTAAACGGAACAGCCTATAGTGTTGGAAATACTATCAGTGGGGCTACAGTAGTTTCAGTAAATAACAGTACCTCATTTACAGATAGTTCATTATCAGGAAATACAAAATACTACTATTATGTGTATTCTTATAACGACACCTCTTGTTCTGGAGTTGCTTACAATACCACTAGTCCTTTAACCAACAATGTGGTAACTTGTACTGCTGTTCCAAACTCAGTAACCACTTCCGGAGTTAACAGTAACGGATTTACAATTAACTGGGCATACCCAACGGGCGGTAGTGCCAATACTACCAATTATACACTTCAAATAACAACTGATGCTGGTTATACTACTAATATCACCGGTTCTCCATTTGCCGTTGGAACCGCTTTAACTTATACGGCTTCCGGATTAAATGCCAATACAACTTATTACTACAGAATATTAGCTAATAATGGTTGTTCCAGCAGCTATGTTACCGGTTCGATTTCGACTACCTGTGCCACCCCATCGGCACAACCTACAACTTTGGTATTATCATCAGTGACCAGCACTAGTATAAGTGGTTCGTTTACGGCTGCCAGCCCGGCACCTAGCGGTTATTTAATCGTAAGAAGTTCAAGTGCTACTCCTCCAACACTTACAAATGGTACAACTTACGCCGTAGGATTAACTACTTTAACTCCGGGAACAACCAGAGTTATTCAAGGAAGTGCTGTTACTAGTAGTGCAGTATCTTTTACAGATTCAGGCTTGACGGCTAATACACAATATTACTACCACATTTTTTCTTATAACAATGGCTGTAGCGGTGCTCCGGTTTACAATACAACCTCACCTCTAACCAACAATGCCATTACATGTCCTGCAGCTCCAACAGCTCCGGTAAACTCTTCTATTACAGGAAATGGCTTTACAGTAAGTTGGACAGCATCAGCCGGTGGTTCAGCAGCAACTGTAAATTATACAGTAGAGGTATATACTAATATCACTTACACTACCCCAATAACAGGATCTCCATTTGCCGCTGGAACCTCTTTAACTTATTCGGTATCCGGATTAAATCCGCTTACTACTTACTATTACAGAATTGTAGCTAACAATGGTTGTTCAAGCAGCTATTTGACAGGTAGTGTTACTACTTTAATCACTACATGTGTGGCTCCGTCAGCCGCTACCGGTTTAACAATAGGAACAGTAACCTCAACTTCAATTCCTGCTACTGTTACAGGAACTGCCAATGGATATTTAGTTATTGCCTCAACCAGTGCTACAGCTCCAACCCAACCAGTAAATGGTATCACTTATAGCTCTGCTAACGTTGGTACTTTAGGTTCCGGATTAATTTTTATGCAAACCGGCAGTTCAACAACTATAGCCGGTACAGGTTTATCAGGAAATACAAAATACTACTATTACATTTATAGTTATAACAACACTTTATGTTCAGGTGGTCCGGTATACAACACATCGGGAGCTTTGACAGGAAACGCTACAACATGTCCGGCTACACCAGGTTCGGTTACAACTACTAACCTTACGCAAAACGATTTCACCTTAAATTGGGCCAGCTCAATTGGTGGTAATGCAAATGCTGTTACTTATACAGTTCAAGTGGGTAGTGATGCTGGTTTTACAACTCCGGTTTTGGGCTCTCCATTTACTTTAGTTGACCCTACAATAACATTAGACATAAATGATTTAATTGGTAACACCACTTATTACTATCAAATTATAGCTAACAATGGTTGTGATAGTGCTTCTGCTACTGGTTCGGTTACAACATTATCGAATCCTTGTTTGGCTCCGACTAATCAAGCTTTTAATTTCACCAATGGTGCTATAACATCAACTACATACCCTGCTTCATTTTTAGGTTCAGCTGATGGCTTTTTAGTTATTCGTTCAACTAGTGCTACGCTTCCTAGCCAACCTGTAGATGGTGTTATTTATAACGCTGCCAATATTGCTACTTTAGGTACCGGATTAACATTTATTCAATCCGGAAGTTCTTATAATATTTCAAGTACAGGATTGATAGGAAATACCACTTATTACTATTTTGTATTTGATTACACCATTGCCACATACTGTACAGGTGGTCCGGTATACAATACATCGGGAGCCCTAGTGGGAACGGGTACTACTTGTCCGGAAGCCCCAACAGGGATTACTACATCAAGCATTACCACTACTTCCTTTAATTTAAACTGGACAGCTCCTTCAGGTGGCTCATCAGGTGCTATTACCTACACTGTTCAAATTACGACGAATGCCGGATATACTAATAATATTGCCGGTTCCCCTTTCACAGTTGCCAATCCAACAACAACTTTAAGTGTTTCAGGATTAACTGCCGGAACCACATATTACTACAGAATATTAGCCAGTAATGGTTGTTCAAGCTCATATTCAACCGGCTCAACTACAACCAGTATCACCAATGATAACTGTGCTACAGCAATAGCTTTAACAACAAATACTACTGCAACTTGTATATCTTCAGCCAATGGAACCACATTTGGTGCCACGCAATCATCCTCAGGTTGCTCAGGAACTGCAGACGATGATGTATGGTACAGTTTTGTAGCTAATGCTACTTCTCATACTATAACTGTTACACCATCCACGTTAACTGATGCCGTTTTTCAATTATATAGCGGAAGTTGCGCCGGATTAACAAATTTAGGCTGTGTAAACCTTTCCAGTTCAACAGCTATGGAAACCTATAGTTTTTCAAGTTTAACCATTGGTAACACTTACTACGTTAGAGTTTACAGCTACGGAAATGGTGCAAGTTACCGAGGTAATTTCAACATCTGTATTACAACTCCGGTTGCTCCTATCAATGATAACTGTAGCGGTGCCATAGCGTTAACCGTTAACAGCACTACTACTTGTGTAACCAGCACTACAGGTACATCAATTTATGGAACACAATCTCAGGCCGGATGTTCAGGAACTGCTGATGATGATATTTGGTATAGCTTTGTAGCTACATCAACGAGTCAAAAAGTTACTGTTAGTCCTATAACCATGAGTAATGCAGTGTTTCAAGTTTTTAGTGGAACTTGTGGAGCGCTAACTAGTTTAAATTGTACAAATGCCACAACAGGAAGTGCTATTGAAGTATCTACTGTAGCTGGATTAACTATTGGTGCCACTTATTATGTAAGAGTTTATAGTTCAGGAAGTTTCAGCGGTAGTGGCTCTTTCTCTATCTGTATCACAACACCATGTAGTTCAGGAAGTGGAAATGGTACTACTAGCACCACTTGTCCTAATATTGTAGTTGGAGCGAGCGGATTGAATGGTGCAGACCCAACAGCAGTGACTTGTTATGCTACAAGCACTTGTACCAATTTGGAAGCTATTTATCCTGATTATAATGACACTACAAGTTATACCGTTAGCACAATTCCTTATGCACCACCCTATCAATATAACTGTTTAACTAATCCAATTAGTGTTAATGTTGATGACGTTTGGTCGAATACTATTTCTTTACCTTTTAACTTCTGTTATTATGGTAACACCTACAACAAAGTATTAGTAGGATCAAACGGTGTAATTACTTTTGATACTGCAAGCTATAGTCCTGGAGGATATTCAGGATGGTCATTTAGCAACAACTTACCAAGTTCTTCCTTATTTTTAAATTCAATATTTGGTGTTTATCATGATATTGATCCAAGTAAAGGTGGAGAAGTTGGTTGGGAATTAGTTACGCTAAGTAGTGGCTGTAGAGCTTTAGTAGCAGCATGGAGTGATATTCCAATGTACTCAACTGTTTGTAATAGCTCTTTATACACCGGAATGATTGTACTACACGAAAACAGTAATATTATTGAAGTTTTCATCAAAGAAAAAAATGCTTGTTCCAGCTGGAATAGTGGTAATGCAGTGGTTGGTATTCAAAATGCCACAGGAACTCAAGCTGTTGTAGCTCCTAACAGAAATTCAACAGATTCAGATTGGACCGTAAACGAAGAAGCATGGCGATTCACCCCATCAGGAGCATCAGTCGCTACTGTAAAATGGTATCAAGGTTCAGGTACATCAGGTCCAGTAGTTGGTACTACCAGCAATGTATCGGTTTGTCCTACGGCAACCACAAATTATACAGCAGAAGTAACTTATTCGTTCTGTAACGGTACAACAGCTACCTATCTTGATGAAACTACTGTAACGGTTTCAACCGGAAAAACATGGACAGGAGCTGTAGATACTGATTGGAGTAATGCTAACAACTGGTCTCCAAGTGGTGTTCCAACTAATACAGATTGTATTACAATACCTAATGTTACTAACAAACCTGTTATTTCAGGAACCTCATATAATGCTTATTGCTATAACCTAACGGTTGCAGGTGGTTCGTCATTGCAGGCAGATTCATCTAATAATATTATCGTAACAGATTTTGTAAAAGTGGTATCGCCTGGTCAATTTAAATTAAAAGACAGCTCTAGTTTAATTCAAATAAACAACACTGCCACTAATACCGGTTCAATTTCTATGGAAAGAACCGCTTATGTTAAAGCCTATGACTATGTGTATTGGTGTTCTCCTGTTAAAAACTTCAACTCCGGTAGTATATCGCCTACCTCTCCGGGTGGCTATGTATTCAAATGGAATCCAACAATTGCTAACAGTAATGGCGGGCAAGGAAATTGGGTAAGCGGTACCGAAGCTATGGCAGTAGCCAAAGGATACATTGCAATCTCTCCGGGATACTACAGTTATACTACTGCAGCACCACTTACGGCTAACTTTACCGGTGTTCCTTACAATGGAATCAGAAAACCATCTATTTCAAGAGGAAGCTATACCGGTGCTGATTATACAGGAACAAATGGTGCTACCATTACCCATTTGGATGACAACTGGAATCTAATTGGTAATCCATACCCATCAGCTATTGATGCACTAGGTTTCTTGGCATTGAACACAAACATCAATGGAAATGTCAGACTATGGACGCATGGGTCACCAATCAGTACAAGTAATACAAATCCTTTTTATGGAACTTTTGCAGCTAATTATGATGTAAATGACTATATCAGTTATAACGGAACCGGTTCAACTCCTCCGGGATTTAACGGAAAAATTGGTGCCGGACAAGCTTTCTTTGTAATAATGAATGATGGTGCTACCACCAACAGTACTGTTACTTTCAACAATAGTTTAAGAAGTGCTGCTTATGACAATAGTCAATTCTACAGACAAAATACAACAGCAAGTACTACCCAACCTGAGAAAAACAGAATTTGGTTAAGCTTGGTAAATGCCAATAATGCAGCAGCTACTACCTTGGTTGGCTATGTATCTGATGCAACTTATGATTACGATAGAATGTTTGATGCATCACATAAAATAGCAAATACTTTAGGTATCTATTCTTGGATTGACGATCAAACCGTAATCATTAATGGTAGACCAACTCCTTTTGATGACAATGATTATGTAAAAATCGGAGCTTCTATTCCGGCTACGGGAACTTACAGCATAGGAATCAACCAAGTTGACGGATTATTCAGCAATGACAATCAAGACATTTTCTTGGAAGATACTGAACTTAATGTAGTTCACAATTTAAGAACGGCTCCGTATACATTTACCGCCAATACCGGTAATTACAGTAATCGATTTATTTTAAAATATAAAAACAGTACTCTTGGCACTACAGAAAACCAATTGGCAACAACTTATGCTTATGTTTCCAACCACATCTTGAATATAAAATCAGATGACACGATTAAAGAAATATATTTATATGATATTTCCGGGAAACTAATCAAAAAGATTAAACCAACGGTTGAACTTGATCATTTTGAAACAGAGTTCCCTTATCAAAACGGAGTGTATTTAGCCACAATCGTAAAAACTAATGGTGAAAAAGCAGCCGTGAAATTGCTCAATTAA